The genomic region AAGAGGAATGGGAAGACCTTAAAGCAGATTATTTTGAAGACCGAAGACTGCTGAAAGATTTTATACTGGATGAAAAAAATGATCTCACAAAGCCCGTTGTAAATTCTAAGGAGCACAGCCTGTTAAGAGAGATCTTCTTAGTTGTGGAACATACTGCCTATCACACAGGACAGTTACTTATTATTCAAAGATTATTGGCAGTTTATGATAATTGATTTCTGTGAAAAATTCAGGATATTTGCAATCCTAAATAATTAAAAAACCAAATTTCAAAATATATGTCAGACGATAAAAAAGTTATTTTTTCGATGTCTGGAGTTACCAAGACCTTTCCGAAGGCAAATACTCCAGTATTGAAGAATATTTATTTAAGTTTCTTTTATGGAGCCAAGATCGGGATCCTCGGTCTGAATGGTTCTGGTAAATCTACCTTGTTGAATATCATTGCCGGGAAAGATCAGAATTTCCAGGGAGATGTGGTATTCTCACCAAATTACAGCGTTGGAATGCTGGAACAGGAGCCGGAACTGGATGAAGATAAAACGGTACTTGAAGTTGTAAAAGAAGGTGTTGCTGAAACTGTTGGTATTCTTGATGAGTATAATAAGATCAATGATATGTTTGGTCTTCCGGAAGTTTATGAAGATGCAGATAAGATGCAGAAGCTTATGGATAAGCAGGCTGAACTTCAGGATAAGATAGATGCCAGCAATGCCTGGGAACTGGATACAAAACTGGAGATCGCTATGGATGCGCTTAGGACTCCAGATCCAGATAAGAAAATTTCGGTTCTTTCCGGAGGGGAAAGAAGGAGAGTAGCTCTTTGCCGATTATTACTTCAGGAACCTGATGTGCTATTACTGGATGAGCCTACCAACCACCTTGATGCCGAGTCGGTACACTGGTTGGAGCATCATTTACAACAATATAAAGGAACAGTGATCGCGGTAACTCACGACCGTTATTTCCTTGATAATGTAGCGGGTTGGATCCTTGAACTGGACAGGGGAGAAGGTATTCCATGGAAAGGGAACTATTCTTCATGGTTAGATCAGAAATCCAAAAGACTTGCCCAGGAACAAAAGCAGGCTAGTAAGCGTCAAAAAACACTAGAGCGAGAACTTGAATGGTCTAGAATGAGTCCGAAAGGAAGACAGACCAAGCAAAAAGCCAGGCTTAAGAATTATGATAAACTATTAAGCCAGGATCAAAAGCAACTTGATGAAAAGCTGGAGATCTATATTCCGAATGGTCCTCGTTTGGGTACTAATGTGATCGAGGCCGATGGAGTAAGCAAAGCTTTTGGAGATAAATTACTTTATGAGGATCTTAATTTCAAGCTTCCACAGGCTGGAATAGTAGGTGTTATTGGACCTAACGGTGCTGGTAAAACTACTATTTTCAAAATGATCATGGGAGAAGAGGAGCCAGATAAAGGTAGTTTTAAAGTAGGGGAGACCGCTAAGATCGCTTATGTAGATCAGAGCCATTCTAATATTGACCCAGATAAAACCATCTGGCAAAACTTTAGCGATGAACAGGAATTGATCATGATGGGTGGCCGTCAGGTAAATTCCAGAGCTTACCTAAGCCGATTCAATTTCAGCGGAAGCGAGCAGAATAAAAAGGTGAGCATGCTGTCTGGTGGTGAAAGAAACCGTCTACATTTAGCAATGACTCTGAAGGAAGAAGGAAACGTTCTTTTACTGGATGAGCCTACGAACGACCTTGATGTCAACACCCTTCGAGCACTGGAAGAAGGTCTGGATAACTTTGCGGGATGTGCCGTGGTTATTTCTCACGACCGTTGGTTCCTGGATAGGATCTGTACACATATCCTTGCTTTTGAAGGTGATTCACAGGTGTATTTCTTTGAAGGTAGTTTCTCAGATTACGAAGAGAATAAAAAGAAACGCCTTGGAGGTGATATTATGCCGAAGCGTATTAAATACAAGAAACTGGTTCGTTAAATATCAGTTTTCTTATTAATAAAAAAGGAGCGAAAATTATTTTCCGCTCCTTTTTTTATTTTGAATAAATTGTAAATTCTCATTTCTTCTTCGGCATAGGTCCCCGCAGGTGAATGATCAAGCCGTCTAAAAAGTTTCTGAGGAACTGGTCTCCGCATTCTACATATTTTTCGTGGTCCTCTCTTCTAAAGATCGCTCCCAGTTCACTTTTTGAAACTTTAAAATCTACCAGCTCACATATCTTTACAATATCTTCATTAGTTAACTTGTGAGCTACGCGTAATTTTTTGAAAATATCATTATTCGTTAGTGCCATTTTTAATTCTTAGTTTGTAGGTTAAAATTTAAAGCCAGTTGAGTAGCTTTTTCAATATCTTCTTCGTTATCAATTGATGCT from Gramella sp. MT6 harbors:
- the ettA gene encoding energy-dependent translational throttle protein EttA, translated to MSDDKKVIFSMSGVTKTFPKANTPVLKNIYLSFFYGAKIGILGLNGSGKSTLLNIIAGKDQNFQGDVVFSPNYSVGMLEQEPELDEDKTVLEVVKEGVAETVGILDEYNKINDMFGLPEVYEDADKMQKLMDKQAELQDKIDASNAWELDTKLEIAMDALRTPDPDKKISVLSGGERRRVALCRLLLQEPDVLLLDEPTNHLDAESVHWLEHHLQQYKGTVIAVTHDRYFLDNVAGWILELDRGEGIPWKGNYSSWLDQKSKRLAQEQKQASKRQKTLERELEWSRMSPKGRQTKQKARLKNYDKLLSQDQKQLDEKLEIYIPNGPRLGTNVIEADGVSKAFGDKLLYEDLNFKLPQAGIVGVIGPNGAGKTTIFKMIMGEEEPDKGSFKVGETAKIAYVDQSHSNIDPDKTIWQNFSDEQELIMMGGRQVNSRAYLSRFNFSGSEQNKKVSMLSGGERNRLHLAMTLKEEGNVLLLDEPTNDLDVNTLRALEEGLDNFAGCAVVISHDRWFLDRICTHILAFEGDSQVYFFEGSFSDYEENKKKRLGGDIMPKRIKYKKLVR
- a CDS encoding DUF1456 family protein yields the protein MALTNNDIFKKLRVAHKLTNEDIVKICELVDFKVSKSELGAIFRREDHEKYVECGDQFLRNFLDGLIIHLRGPMPKKK